AGCCTGGCATTCCAGCTAAGCTGGCTGTTGCTAAGTTCGGTGTCTCCCTGGGTGGTGCTTAACTGTGTTCTAAAGCCGGACACGCTGCCGTTCAGGCGCCACCAGTTGTTTACCGGGTAATTGATGCCAAACTCCACGCCGTAGGAAGTGTTGCTGGAGAGGTTCAGGAAGGTGGTCTCTGTGCCGGGAAGGGTGTCGCCGTTGATGACAACGTTGATGGGAGTTCTGAAGCGCTCTATCTCGTCGGTAGTGTGGCGGTAAAATATACTGGAGTTGAAAGAGGCGCTGCCCCAGTACCTCAGGTAGCCAAGCTCCAGCGAGTTCACAAACTCCGGTTTCAGGTTCGGGTTACCGTAGTCGATGTTGAACCTATCCGACCTGTCCACAAACGGGTTCAGGAAGCGGCTGCGGGGCCTGTTAATGCGGCGGCTGTAGCTGAACTGCACCTTGTTATTCTCGTCGAAATCGTTCGTGATGAAAAACGTCGGGAACAGGCTGAAGTAGTTGTTGTCCACCGGGTCTTGTGAGATTTGGTCAGGCGTTGTGTTGAGTTGCTCTGTGCGCTGGTCTGCTGTAGTATAGGTTTGCTCCGCGCGCAGGCCAAACTGGTAGCTGATGGTTTTAAACTTGTTGCTGTAGTTGGCATACACGGCATGTACCAGCTCATCGTATATGAAGTGGTTGCTTTGGTTTACATCATACTCCAGCAGGCCGGTGCTGTTGTTTCGGTTAAAGAAGCGCGAGTCCTCATCCAGCCGCTCAAAGGTGCTGCGGAAACCGGCTTCAAGGTTGCTGTTCTCAGACAGGGGGTGCACGTAATCCGCCTTGGCCACAAACTCAAAGTTGCCATCGTCTACCAGTGTCTGCTGCACCTCGGGCGCTTCCTCCAGGTTTTCCTCCCTAAAGTTGCTTACCTCCTCGTCCACGTTAGTGTTGAACACCAGGTCAGCCGTCAGTTCCTGCCCCTGCTTGTCGAAGGTTTGGCGGTAGCCCAGGGTGATGTCCATGGCCTGCTCGTCCTCCACTTCGTCGGTGTTGCGCAGGCGCGTGCCCGTCTCCAAACGGTTCTCATCCAGAAAGCGGTAGTAGATGTTGTTTGTTCCTTCATCCTTGCCAAAACGGTACAGCGCAGAGGCGGACAAGGTATGCTTGGGCGTGAGGTAGTAATCGGCACCCAACCTAAAGTTGTGGGAGATATCGGTGCTGTTGCGGTCGCCCCGCTGAATACGGTAGCTGGTGCTGTCAAGTAGCTCAGACTCGTCGTAGTAATAGTTCTCGGTAAAGCTGTTGCTTTCGCCCGGCCGCGTACGCTGCCTAAAATCGTAGCCCCCGTTCAGCGACCACTTATCATAGCGGTAGTTCAGGTTCAGGGAGGTGTTGTAGTTATCGTAAGTGCCGGCCGTAACCGAGGCAGAACCGTAGAAGCCCGGCTTCTTCTCCTTTTTGAGCACCAGATTGATGATGCCGGAAGTACCCTCCGGGTTATACTTGGAGGAAGGGTTGGTGATCAGTTCGATGCTCTCAATCAGGTTCGCCGGGATCTGGTCCATGGTGAGGTTCGAGAGGGCGGAGCGCTTGCCATCGATGAGGATGGTGACGTTGGAACTGCCGCGCATACTCACGTTGCCGTCAATATCCACCGTTACCGAGGGTAGGTTCTCCATCACCTCGGCCACCGAACCGCTCTGAGCGTTGATGTCCTGGGCTACATTCACCACTCGTTTGTCGAGCTCAAACTCCACCAACTGCTGCTCGGTCACAATCTCTACCTCGCTTAGTTTGGTGGCCGCTGCCTTTAGGGCAATGGTGCCCAGCGCGGCTGTGGGGTTATCGGCCGAAACGGTAATGTTCGGAACAAACTTGGTGGGGTAGCCCACGCGGGAGGCGCGAAGTATAAACTGGCCGAAAGGCACGCGCTCAAGTATAAAAAGGCCTTCTATGTCGGTGGTAGCGCCGGTTATCAGGCTGGAGTCGCGGGCGGAGAGCAGCACCACGTTCGCAAAGCCAACCGGGGTTTTTGATTCGCCCTCTACCAAGGTGCCCGATACTTTGCCACTGCCGCCTGTTTGCTGTGCCTGCAGCAGGAGCGGGGAGAAGAGGGCAATGAGGAAATAGAACAAAGAACGGTAAGTATGTATTTTCATAGTTGGTGCAATGCAAATAGAACAAAAAAGGACAGCCGTCGCACGACTCCTGTTTACCAGGGATATGCCCGTGATATGACAGGGTAGCCTTGGCTTCCTATATAATCAGACCTGAAAGCAGCAGAAGGGTTTAAAACTGCAGGATGTTTTTTTGTAAGCGACTGACTATTAAGTATAGTCCCAACAGGAAGTGGCCTTTCTTGTTTTGGCGCGACTGAAAAGGGCACGGCGTTTTAGCGCATGCCAGCCATAGTATAGTTTACGTCAGTTTATACTTCCTGTGTTAGTGTTTTGCTCAGGAAGTCCCACACCACCACCCCGGTTGCCACCGAGATGTTGAGCGAGTGCTTTGTGCCGAATTGCGGAATCTCCAGTATAAAGTCAGACAAGTTGATTACTTCCTGCTCTACCCCAAATACCTCGTTGCCCAGCACCAGCGCGTACTTCTGGTTTGGCTGCGGCTGAAACTGGTTCAGCATGATGCTGCTCTCGGCCTGCTCCACTGATCCTACCTTGTACCCCTGCGCCTGCAGTTGCTTCACCAATGCCAGCGTGTCCGGCACATGCTCCCACTCCACTGACTCAGTCGCACCGAGGGCCGTTTTCTCGATGTCGCGATGCGGGGGCTTACCTGTAATGCCGCAGAGGTATACTTTCTCGGCCATAAAGGCATCAGCCGTGCGGAAAACAGAGCCTACATTATTCAGGCTGCGCACGTTGTCTAGCACCAAGACTAACGGTATTTTTTTCTTATTTTTGAATTCTTCAACCGAGTCGCGGTTGAGGTCGTCCATCGAGAGTTTTCGCATTGGTAGAGATATAAGACACAGGACGTAAGACACAAGATTTGCGGACGCCCTTGTAACTGCAAAGGTCAGGCGTTTTAGGCAAAAGTCAAACTTTAGGCACAATGGCGTAGGAATGACTTGTAGCATGGCTGTTTTGAGTTGCTTAATTCAGGGCTTATACTTGAGGGGCCGGTTTAAAGCTTTACGTTCTCTAAAGCTAACAAAGTATAAATTTCTCTCCTCGGAGGGGCAGGGGTGGGTTTGCTTCCATTCCTAATTCATAATTCAGCATTCATCATTAGTGAAGTATAGTATGAAAGGAGAAGGCAAAGAAACAGTAACCCCGCTGATGAAGCAGTACAACGCCATTAAGGCGAAGCATCCGGGGGCGTTGCTGTTGTTCAGGGTAGGGGATTTTTACGAAACCTTCGGCGAAGATGCCGTGAAGGCCAGCAAACTGTTGGACATTGTGCTGACAAAGCGTGGCGCCGGTTCCCCTTCTGAAATCGCCCTTGCCGGTTTTCCGCACCACTCCCTGGATACCTATTTGCCCAAACTGGTGCGTGCCGGGGAGCGCGTGGCTATCTGCGATCAGCTGGAAGACCCTAAATCGGTAAAAGGCATCGTGAAGCGCGGCGTGACGGAGCTTGTAACACCGGGCGTTTCTTTTAACGACCAGGTGCTGGAGCGGCGCAGCAACAACTATTTGGCTGCGGTGCAGTTCGGCAAAACCGAAGTAGGCATCTCTTTCCTAGATATCTCCACTGGCGAGTTTATCACCGCCCAGGGCGATAAAAATTACATTGGCAAACTGCTGCAGAGCCTGGCGCCGGCGGAGGTGCTGTTCTGCAAGCGCGAGAAAGAACGCTTCATGGAGCTGTATGGCCCCGACTTTCGGTACTATGCGCTGGAAGAGTGGGTGTTCAGCCACGACTTCGCCTATGAGTCGCTGACGCGGCAGTTTGGCACGGCCACATTGAAAGGCTTTGGCATTGAAGGCATGGCCGAGGGCATTATTTCGGCTGGCGCTATACTTCACTACCTCTCTGAGACGCAGCACAACGAGATCAGCCACGTTGCCACCATCTCCCGCCTGGAGGAGGACAAGTATGTGTGGCTCGATCGGTTTACGGTGCGCAACCTGGAACTGCTGTACCCGCAGCACCCCGAGGGCGTGCCGCTGATTGAGGTGCTGGACCAGACCATAACCCCCATGGGTGCGCGTCTGCTTAAGAAGTGGGTGGTGCTGCCGCTGAAGGATGTGGTCCAGATTCGCCGCCGCCTGGACACGGTAGAGGCCCTGATGCAGCACGATGAGCTGCTGGACGAGCTCTACAAGCACCTGAAGCAAATCAACGACCTGGAGCGCCTGATTTCGAAAGTGGCGGTGCGCCGCGTGAATCCCCGGGAATTGGTGCAACTGGCAAAGGCGCTGGAGGCCATACTTCCCATCAAGAAAATACTCGCAGCAAGTGGCATACCAGCCCTGCAGAAGCTGGCCGATCAGCTGGCGCCGTGCGATGGGTTGCGGGAGGAGATTCGCAATACACTAAAGGCAGAGCCGCCCATGCTCACGAACCAGGGTAACATGGTGAACGATGGCGTGCACGAAGAGCTCGATGAGCTGCGTGCCATCTCGTTTTCGGGCAAGGACTACCTGGCGCAGGTGCAACAGCGGGAAGTGAAGAACACGGGCATCAGCTCCCTTAAGATTGCCTACAACAAAGTATTTGGCTATTACCTGGAGGTGAGCAACGCGCACAAAGACAAAGTGCCAGCCTCCTGGATCCGCAAGCAGACGCTGGTGAACGCCGAGCGCTACATCACTGAGGAGCTGAAGACCTATGAGGAGAAAATCCTCAATGCCGAGGAGCGCATTTACGCTATTGAGTTTGGCCTGTTCAATGAGCTGGTGCTGCATGCGCTGGATTATGTGGCGCAGATACAGCAGAACGCCAAAGTAATCGGTGTGATCGACTGCCTGAGCTCCTTCGCCAACATCGCGCAAAGCAGCAATTACGTGAAGCCGGAGGTAAGCGATTCGCTTATACTTGATATCACCAAAGGCCGCCACCCGGTTATCGAGAAGCAGCTGCCGCTGGGAGAGGTGTACGTGCCGAACGATATTTTCCTGGACAAAGAGGAGCAGCAGATCGTGATTATTACCGGTCCGAACATGGCTGGTAAGAGCGCACTGCTGCGCCAGACGGCCCTCATCGTGCTGATGGCGCAGATCGGGTCGTTTGTGCCTGCGGAGGCCGCCAAAATTGGTGTTATCGATAAAATATTCACCCGCGTGGGCGCCTCTGATAACTTATCGAAAGGCGAGTCTACGTTTATGGTGGAGATGACCGAGACAGCCAGCATCCTGAACAACCTCTCGGACCGCAGCCTGATTCTGATGGATGAGATTGGCCGGGGCACGAGCACGTACGATGGAATTTCGATTGCCTGGGCTATTGTGGAGCACCTGCACAACCACCCGCAGTTCCGGGGCAAAACCCTTTTCGCCACCCACTACCACGAACTGAACCAATTGGCAGAAGACCTGCCGCGCGTGAAGAACTACAATGTGTCGGTGAAGGAGGCTGGCGGAAAGATCCTGTTTATGCGCAAATTGGTGGCAGGAGGCAGCGAGCACAGCTTCGGTATACATGTGGCGCAGATGGCAGGTATGCCGAACAATGTCGTGCTTCGCGCCAACGAGATCATGCACCACCTCGAAAAGGAAAAGGTAACGGACGAGGCGCCACAACAGAAGCTGAAGCACGCACCGAAGAGCAACTACCAGCTCAGCATGTTCGAGCTGAACGATCCGCAGCTGGCGCGTGTAAAAGAGCTGATGGAGCAACTGGACATTAACACTATCACGCCAGTGGAAGCCTTACTCAAACTTAACGAGCTGAAACTGCTGCTGCAGGACAAGAAGCGGGAGGCGGTGCGGTAACAGGTTTAAGCTGTATTTATACTTGGTGTACCCTGTGCATATGCTGTACTTATAGGTATGGCAGGGTTTTATGTACTGATATTTAGGCTACAACTATGGGGTGCAGTACTTGTGCTGCAACAGGCAATGCATGGTACTTATCTCACTACTGAAAAATTTCTCACTGATTATCAGTAGAAAAAGGGACAAGAGGAGAAAAAAAGTAGCCCAGCTATTGACAAGTGAGATTTTGTCTCTATCTTTGCATCACTAAATCACTACGGCGGTTTGGTAAAATCAAAAAGCGGGAGTAGCTCAGTTGGTAGAGCGCGACCTTGCCAAGGTCGAGGCCGCGGGTTCGAATCCCGTCTCCCGCTCTGCTAAAGGAAACAAAGACGTTGTGCTGAACAACGTCTTTGTTTTTTAAGCGAATCTCTTCGGGAATAGCCCGAGTTGCCGGGATGGTGGAACTGGTAGACACGCAAGACTTAAAATCTTGTGAGCGCAAGCTCGTGCGGGTTCGATTCCCGCTCCTGGTACTATTTTAATATTATAAAAGGCTGTAAGTGAATAACTTACAGCCTTTTTTTGTTTATTGAGCAACAAGCTAGCAACAAATTTTCTTAATAATTGAGATTGATACCTCATACCTATTTATTAGGATTTACTGATCTAATTCTATAATCAACTGTCAATGCTATCAACGCTGAAGTAGTAGCTAAATTAATTTCCTGCTAAGACTCAAAAAGCTAGTGCACATATTTTTGTGCCGCTAGATTAGAAGTGTACAGAAAGGCTAAGTAAGTTGTTATAGTAGTAGAAAAATCAAAACAAAATCAGACATATTAAAACTTTCTGCGTTAACATTTGTTTGGAATTCAATCTGTTTTTGTTATTTTTATACAAATTGTCTCTATATTTGCCATCAAACAATAGAAAATGTTACTAAGATTTGCAATTGAGAACTTCCGCTCTATCAAAGATAGAGTAGAGTTTAGTATGGAGCCAACCACTCTTAAGGAGCATCCTTCTAATATATATACAATTGGCAAGAACAAGGCGCTAAGGTCAGCAGTTATATATGGCCCCAATGCTTCAGGAAAGAGTAATTTAATAAGAGCTTTCCGTGCCATAATCTATTTGGTTGAAAAAAGTGCAGAGTTTTCACCAGGAAAAGAAATACTGCCTTATGAACCGCATAGACTAGACAAGAAGTCCGCCTCCTCTCCTGTATATTTTGAACTTGAGTTTATAGCAGATAATAAAAAAAAGTACCTTTTTATTGTCTCCTTCTCAAGAGATGAAATATTAAGAGAAGAAGCATATACTTTTCAAAAGGGGCAAAAGGCATTAATTTATTCTAGAAAAAATAAGGGAGTAACATACGGGGACTATTATAAGGGGGAAAGAAAGTCATTAGAAAAGAAACTGCTTCCTAATCAGTTATTGATATCTAAAGCAGTTCTTGATAATAACGAGTTACTTACCCCTATTTATCATTTCTTTAAATATGAAATGATGGTAATCTCGTGGCTGTATGATTATCAGCAGAACAGGGTACAACAGTTGTTTGCAAAGCGCCTGGCTAATGAAGAAGATTTAAATTTCAATAAGAGGTTCAATACATTAATTTGTGCATTGGATACAGGTATAGTGGAAGTCAAATCTCATGAAGAACCATGGGATGCTGTTAGCTTTCCAGACAATGTCCCTACTGAGGTTCAAGACAAGTTAAAGAATGATTATAAATACAATATCAAAGCAAGTCATAAAGTCTTTGATAATGGTGTTGATAATGGAACCGTTCCTTTCGATAAGGAAGATGAGTCACAAGGAACGAGGAATTTGTTCTCTATCGCTGGTCTTATTTTAGATGCTCTAGAGTTTGGTTCTACTTTAGTTGTTGATGAGTTTGACAACAATCTGCACCCCCACATCACAAAGGTTTTGGTGCAGCTTTTTCACAACCCCAAGATAAATACTAATAATGCTCAACTGATATTTGCTACTCATGATACCAGTCAGCTTGATAATAGTTTGTTTAGAAGAGACCAGATTTGGTTTACTGAAAAGAATGAGTTTGGTGCTACATCTATGTATTGCTTATCAGATATTCAAGGTGTTAGAAATACAGTGCCTTACGACAAGTGGTATAACAGTGGTAAATTAGGAGCTACTCCTGTCATCAATGAATTAGAATTGCTGTTCAATGAGGAGTAGAGGAAAATTTCAGCAAAAGAAGGTCAATTCTCGTGTATTAATCTTGTGTGAAGGAGAAACAGAAGAATTATATTTTTTAGAAATAAAGAATTCTTTATCAAGAGACACGCAGAAAGGTTTACAAATCAACATAAGTAGGTCAAAAAATAGAGACCCTCTAAACATAGTAAAAGAGGCAATAATAAAGAAAAAGGCTGCAAAGAATGAAGGAGCTCCATATTCAACAGTATGGGTTGTCTTCGATCATGATAATTTCCCTAAAAGAAAAGAAGCTTTTGCTAAAGCTATCTCCAATGATATTAAGCTTGCTTATTCTAGTATCAGCATAGAAGTTTGGTTTATTTTTCACTATGAATATAGGGTTCGCTCATTTACCAATGGTGTTGAAGTAAAGAAGTATTTCAAAGATAATTACATGCCTAATTATCGTCCAGGCACTTCTCGTGTTTATGAGCAAATTCAAAGTCTAACTAAAACAGCAATAGATAATGCTGTAAAAATAAGGGATCATCATATAGATGATGTTTTGTCAGGAAAGCACATTAGTGACTTAAATCCTTATATAACCATTGATGAACTTGTAGAGTATTTGAAAGGACTTTAAAACAAGCTAGCTGTGACCAATAAAGCACCACGTTTGAAGTGTCTGGTGCTTTATTTTTAGTATATTAATTTGAATTTGCTCTTATATAACTTTAGGCAACTAATAGCAGCCTTTTTCTATATAATTCATCCGCTTACTCTCTTCAATCTTCTGCATCAGGCTATTGTACCGTTTAGTAGGCTTGCCTGCATAGGTTCTTTTGAAGTGCTTACTGTAGAGATGCTCATACAGTTTGTCAGAGTTAAATACTTTCTCATAGTACCTGAAGAGCCTCCTGTTCATTTAAGCGTAGTCTGGCTTCCATACATGCACACAGAGTAGGCCAAACGGTGCAGGAACTCACGCGCGCGGGATTCCTTAACAAATCTTAACATTTAGCCCTTATTATATACTGCTAAAGTATAGTCTTTTTCCAAAGTTTAACCACTGTTACCCCTGCTTAAGTCAGGCGGTATAGGCTCTGATTTAGCCGCTCTTTAAGGGTAGCCTTTACTATGCAAATTGTCAGGAACTATATATACCCCCAAAACTCTAGTTTTCTCTAGTAGTTCCTGCTATCACATCAACAGCAAATCTATTTAAGTATTAGACGGTCCTTCACTGTCTTTGA
Above is a window of Pontibacter akesuensis DNA encoding:
- a CDS encoding TonB-dependent receptor domain-containing protein, which produces MKIHTYRSLFYFLIALFSPLLLQAQQTGGSGKVSGTLVEGESKTPVGFANVVLLSARDSSLITGATTDIEGLFILERVPFGQFILRASRVGYPTKFVPNITVSADNPTAALGTIALKAAATKLSEVEIVTEQQLVEFELDKRVVNVAQDINAQSGSVAEVMENLPSVTVDIDGNVSMRGSSNVTILIDGKRSALSNLTMDQIPANLIESIELITNPSSKYNPEGTSGIINLVLKKEKKPGFYGSASVTAGTYDNYNTSLNLNYRYDKWSLNGGYDFRQRTRPGESNSFTENYYYDESELLDSTSYRIQRGDRNSTDISHNFRLGADYYLTPKHTLSASALYRFGKDEGTNNIYYRFLDENRLETGTRLRNTDEVEDEQAMDITLGYRQTFDKQGQELTADLVFNTNVDEEVSNFREENLEEAPEVQQTLVDDGNFEFVAKADYVHPLSENSNLEAGFRSTFERLDEDSRFFNRNNSTGLLEYDVNQSNHFIYDELVHAVYANYSNKFKTISYQFGLRAEQTYTTADQRTEQLNTTPDQISQDPVDNNYFSLFPTFFITNDFDENNKVQFSYSRRINRPRSRFLNPFVDRSDRFNIDYGNPNLKPEFVNSLELGYLRYWGSASFNSSIFYRHTTDEIERFRTPINVVINGDTLPGTETTFLNLSSNTSYGVEFGINYPVNNWWRLNGSVSGFRTQLSTTQGDTELSNSQLSWNARLNSNMTVWKDLEIQLSGYYRAPSADIQGRMEQMFTSNLGVKKEVLKGNGTVSLRVSDIFNTRQFNFLSYGPGFRTESENRRQSRIIYLGFTYRINSDDNNRNRRGDQGDREEGGDGDEGEF
- a CDS encoding RNA methyltransferase, with the translated sequence MRKLSMDDLNRDSVEEFKNKKKIPLVLVLDNVRSLNNVGSVFRTADAFMAEKVYLCGITGKPPHRDIEKTALGATESVEWEHVPDTLALVKQLQAQGYKVGSVEQAESSIMLNQFQPQPNQKYALVLGNEVFGVEQEVINLSDFILEIPQFGTKHSLNISVATGVVVWDFLSKTLTQEV
- the mutS gene encoding DNA mismatch repair protein MutS, coding for MKGEGKETVTPLMKQYNAIKAKHPGALLLFRVGDFYETFGEDAVKASKLLDIVLTKRGAGSPSEIALAGFPHHSLDTYLPKLVRAGERVAICDQLEDPKSVKGIVKRGVTELVTPGVSFNDQVLERRSNNYLAAVQFGKTEVGISFLDISTGEFITAQGDKNYIGKLLQSLAPAEVLFCKREKERFMELYGPDFRYYALEEWVFSHDFAYESLTRQFGTATLKGFGIEGMAEGIISAGAILHYLSETQHNEISHVATISRLEEDKYVWLDRFTVRNLELLYPQHPEGVPLIEVLDQTITPMGARLLKKWVVLPLKDVVQIRRRLDTVEALMQHDELLDELYKHLKQINDLERLISKVAVRRVNPRELVQLAKALEAILPIKKILAASGIPALQKLADQLAPCDGLREEIRNTLKAEPPMLTNQGNMVNDGVHEELDELRAISFSGKDYLAQVQQREVKNTGISSLKIAYNKVFGYYLEVSNAHKDKVPASWIRKQTLVNAERYITEELKTYEEKILNAEERIYAIEFGLFNELVLHALDYVAQIQQNAKVIGVIDCLSSFANIAQSSNYVKPEVSDSLILDITKGRHPVIEKQLPLGEVYVPNDIFLDKEEQQIVIITGPNMAGKSALLRQTALIVLMAQIGSFVPAEAAKIGVIDKIFTRVGASDNLSKGESTFMVEMTETASILNNLSDRSLILMDEIGRGTSTYDGISIAWAIVEHLHNHPQFRGKTLFATHYHELNQLAEDLPRVKNYNVSVKEAGGKILFMRKLVAGGSEHSFGIHVAQMAGMPNNVVLRANEIMHHLEKEKVTDEAPQQKLKHAPKSNYQLSMFELNDPQLARVKELMEQLDINTITPVEALLKLNELKLLLQDKKREAVR
- a CDS encoding AAA family ATPase produces the protein MLLRFAIENFRSIKDRVEFSMEPTTLKEHPSNIYTIGKNKALRSAVIYGPNASGKSNLIRAFRAIIYLVEKSAEFSPGKEILPYEPHRLDKKSASSPVYFELEFIADNKKKYLFIVSFSRDEILREEAYTFQKGQKALIYSRKNKGVTYGDYYKGERKSLEKKLLPNQLLISKAVLDNNELLTPIYHFFKYEMMVISWLYDYQQNRVQQLFAKRLANEEDLNFNKRFNTLICALDTGIVEVKSHEEPWDAVSFPDNVPTEVQDKLKNDYKYNIKASHKVFDNGVDNGTVPFDKEDESQGTRNLFSIAGLILDALEFGSTLVVDEFDNNLHPHITKVLVQLFHNPKINTNNAQLIFATHDTSQLDNSLFRRDQIWFTEKNEFGATSMYCLSDIQGVRNTVPYDKWYNSGKLGATPVINELELLFNEE
- a CDS encoding RloB family protein, yielding MRSRGKFQQKKVNSRVLILCEGETEELYFLEIKNSLSRDTQKGLQINISRSKNRDPLNIVKEAIIKKKAAKNEGAPYSTVWVVFDHDNFPKRKEAFAKAISNDIKLAYSSISIEVWFIFHYEYRVRSFTNGVEVKKYFKDNYMPNYRPGTSRVYEQIQSLTKTAIDNAVKIRDHHIDDVLSGKHISDLNPYITIDELVEYLKGL